In Chryseobacterium gleum, a single genomic region encodes these proteins:
- a CDS encoding DUF885 domain-containing protein — translation MKNILSKGILALGLMIGLASCKKSDSPLTKVTPSNLDSIASNYYEQYLKLYPMDATAQGDTRYNDQLPINIDKDFISGEIAFYTSVQKQLENVDYKTLSDEDKVVYDVLDYTLKDKIEAYAYHPEYIPFTQFGGLPLTFPLYGSGQGNQPFKTEKDYSDWLKRMEKFPEWMDAAADNFREGMTNKMVLPKKLVVKMIPQMKAEEITTSDMEKNIFYGPIRNFPKNFSQAQKDKFSALYKEAISKKIIPAYIKMGTFLEKEYLPKARDTDGYNSLPNGNEIYGYYVKSWTTTKKSPEEINKIGLQQVAMLRAEMEKVKQQVGFTGTLEEFITFVKTDPKAMPYKTSKEVLNAFNGILTKITPKLKTMFNVTPKTKFEIRQTEKFREASASAEYMPGTPDGKRPGIFYVPLPDPSKFNVTSGMESLFLHEAIPGHHYQMSLQQENTKLPKFMRFGWFGAYGEGWAHYCETLGPEFGLYTDPYQKMGYLSDQMLRAVRLVVDTGLHTGKMSREEAIKYFLSNISYDEGSATAEVERYMAMPGQALGYKIGSLRIRELREKYQKELGNKFNLASFHDEVLSQGCLPLDVLNRKMELWAQKQK, via the coding sequence ATGAAAAACATTTTATCAAAAGGTATTCTGGCACTGGGGTTGATGATAGGTCTTGCTTCCTGCAAAAAATCGGACTCTCCCCTTACAAAAGTGACCCCAAGTAATCTGGATTCTATTGCTTCCAACTATTATGAGCAATATCTTAAGCTATATCCAATGGACGCTACAGCACAGGGAGATACAAGATATAATGACCAGCTTCCTATTAATATTGATAAAGACTTTATCTCAGGAGAAATAGCATTCTACACTTCTGTACAGAAACAACTGGAAAATGTAGATTATAAAACCCTTTCTGATGAGGATAAAGTGGTATATGATGTTTTGGATTACACTTTAAAAGATAAAATTGAGGCTTATGCCTATCATCCGGAATATATTCCGTTTACCCAGTTTGGCGGTCTTCCGCTTACTTTTCCTTTATATGGAAGTGGACAGGGTAACCAGCCTTTTAAAACGGAAAAAGATTACAGCGACTGGCTGAAAAGAATGGAAAAATTCCCGGAATGGATGGATGCTGCTGCAGACAATTTCCGTGAAGGGATGACTAATAAAATGGTCCTTCCTAAAAAGCTTGTTGTTAAAATGATTCCTCAGATGAAAGCCGAGGAAATCACAACTTCTGATATGGAAAAGAATATTTTCTATGGCCCGATCAGAAATTTTCCTAAAAATTTCTCCCAGGCTCAGAAAGATAAATTTTCTGCACTTTACAAAGAAGCCATTTCGAAAAAGATTATCCCGGCCTATATTAAAATGGGAACGTTCCTTGAAAAAGAATATCTTCCCAAAGCAAGGGATACCGATGGATACAACAGTCTTCCCAACGGTAATGAAATTTACGGCTATTATGTAAAAAGCTGGACCACTACCAAAAAATCTCCTGAAGAGATCAATAAGATCGGATTGCAGCAGGTAGCTATGCTTCGTGCGGAAATGGAAAAAGTAAAACAGCAGGTTGGCTTTACCGGAACTCTGGAAGAATTTATCACATTTGTAAAAACAGATCCAAAGGCGATGCCTTATAAGACTTCCAAGGAGGTTTTAAATGCATTTAATGGCATTTTAACGAAAATCACTCCGAAGCTGAAAACGATGTTTAATGTAACGCCAAAAACAAAGTTTGAGATCAGACAGACAGAGAAGTTCAGAGAAGCAAGTGCCAGCGCAGAATATATGCCTGGAACTCCGGATGGTAAAAGACCGGGTATATTCTATGTTCCGCTTCCGGATCCTTCCAAATTCAATGTTACTTCAGGAATGGAGTCTCTTTTCCTTCATGAGGCCATCCCAGGACATCACTATCAGATGTCTCTTCAACAGGAAAATACAAAGCTTCCTAAATTCATGAGATTCGGATGGTTTGGAGCTTATGGTGAAGGATGGGCGCACTATTGTGAAACATTAGGACCTGAATTCGGGTTGTATACAGATCCTTACCAGAAAATGGGCTACTTAAGCGATCAGATGCTGAGAGCGGTAAGACTTGTTGTAGATACAGGACTTCATACCGGAAAAATGTCAAGAGAAGAGGCGATCAAATATTTCTTAAGCAACATTTCCTATGACGAAGGATCTGCCACTGCAGAAGTTGAAAGATATATGGCAATGCCTGGGCAGGCTTTAGGCTACAAAATAGGCTCTTTAAGAATCCGTGAGCTGAGAGAAAAATATCAGAAAGAGCTTGGAAACAAATTCAATCTGGCAAGCTTCCATGATGAAGTATTAAGTCAGGGATGTCTTCCTCTGGATGTTCTGAACAGGAAAATGGAGCTTTGGGCTCAAAAGCAAAAATAA
- a CDS encoding SprT-like domain-containing protein, translating into MPIQSLEKYLPQNTLKYLKIWFSDYYIHIKVTRNRNSKLGDYRKLPDNSHEITVNSTLTPQLFFFVLTHELAHLIAFEKYGRRISPHGNEWKETFRNMLLESLEIYDEELKPIIIKFSKSPKANFMASPDLVRYFHTEKQDDTLQFIEELKKGEFFIYRNEKYLLEGLVKKNYLCKNLATGRKYSFKPLARVEKCS; encoded by the coding sequence ATGCCGATTCAATCTTTAGAAAAATACTTACCTCAAAATACACTTAAATATTTAAAAATCTGGTTTTCAGATTATTATATACATATAAAAGTTACAAGAAACAGGAATTCGAAACTGGGAGATTACAGAAAACTTCCGGACAATTCACATGAAATTACGGTAAATTCTACACTTACTCCACAACTTTTTTTCTTTGTGCTGACTCATGAGCTGGCCCATCTTATTGCGTTTGAAAAATACGGCAGAAGAATCTCTCCTCACGGAAATGAGTGGAAGGAAACCTTCAGAAACATGCTCTTGGAAAGCCTTGAAATTTATGATGAAGAACTAAAGCCCATTATCATCAAATTTTCAAAATCGCCCAAAGCAAATTTCATGGCCAGCCCCGATCTGGTAAGATATTTCCATACTGAAAAACAAGATGATACCCTTCAGTTTATCGAGGAACTTAAAAAGGGAGAATTTTTTATCTATCGCAACGAAAAGTATTTATTGGAAGGTCTGGTTAAAAAAAACTATCTTTGTAAGAACCTGGCTACTGGAAGGAAGTATTCTTTCAAGCCTTTAGCGAGGGTAGAAAAATGTAGCTAA
- a CDS encoding glycosyltransferase, with protein MRKKIITSAFSNLYTDQRIEKVCKTLFDNGYSIDLIGNDWQGNEKMERPYPFSRIALKSKSLKTAYFEFNWKLYKELKKKADKDTILHANDIDALLPNYLISRKMNIPLVFDSHEIFTEMPSVQNRFSQKFWRVLERKLVPHMNLMMTESESYAEWFHEQYNVNPVVVRNIPRKILSAPEISENHPKIILYQGAINQSRGIEKMILAMHHIKDAVLKIAGDGPKKKNYEELVIREKLQDKVFFLGKLKPENLREITKTADVGFSLEENNGVSYYYSLPNKVCDYIQSRVPLVMINFPEMQRIKNQFDVGEIVPDHQPETIEKAINLVLQRGRLHYQSELNKAADVFCWENEETKILQLFEKASRQ; from the coding sequence ATGAGGAAAAAAATAATTACTTCGGCCTTTAGTAACCTGTATACGGATCAGAGGATCGAAAAGGTGTGCAAAACCCTTTTTGATAACGGATATTCCATAGATCTTATCGGGAATGACTGGCAAGGGAATGAAAAAATGGAGCGTCCATATCCATTTTCAAGGATTGCTCTGAAATCCAAAAGTCTGAAGACTGCTTATTTTGAATTCAACTGGAAATTATATAAAGAACTGAAGAAAAAAGCGGACAAAGATACTATTCTTCATGCCAATGACATTGATGCACTTCTGCCAAATTATCTCATTTCCAGAAAAATGAATATTCCTTTGGTCTTTGACAGTCATGAAATTTTCACGGAAATGCCATCGGTTCAGAACCGGTTTTCGCAGAAATTCTGGAGAGTGCTTGAAAGAAAGCTGGTTCCTCACATGAATCTTATGATGACAGAAAGTGAAAGCTATGCTGAATGGTTTCATGAACAATATAATGTCAATCCGGTAGTGGTAAGAAATATTCCGAGAAAAATTCTTTCTGCTCCTGAAATTTCTGAAAATCATCCTAAAATTATTTTGTACCAGGGAGCGATTAATCAATCCAGAGGAATAGAAAAAATGATTTTGGCGATGCATCACATTAAAGATGCTGTTCTGAAAATAGCGGGTGATGGTCCGAAAAAGAAAAATTATGAAGAACTTGTCATCAGGGAAAAACTTCAGGATAAAGTATTTTTTCTTGGCAAACTGAAGCCGGAAAATCTCAGAGAGATAACCAAAACTGCTGATGTGGGGTTTAGCCTCGAAGAGAATAACGGAGTAAGCTACTATTATTCACTTCCCAATAAGGTTTGTGATTATATCCAGTCGAGAGTGCCGCTTGTGATGATTAATTTCCCGGAAATGCAAAGGATAAAAAATCAGTTTGATGTAGGAGAAATTGTTCCTGATCATCAGCCTGAGACCATTGAAAAAGCGATAAATCTTGTCCTTCAGAGAGGAAGACTACATTATCAGAGTGAGCTGAATAAGGCCGCAGACGTTTTTTGCTGGGAGAATGAAGAGACAAAAATCCTGCAGCTTTTTGAAAAAGCATCCCGGCAATAA
- a CDS encoding SufE family protein, whose product MTIKEKQQEIIDEFAFLEDWEQKYEYIIDLGKELKGLPEDRKTEENLIKGCQSKVWIDAEFKDGKLFFNADSDGILPKGIVSLLVSIYSGHSTQEILDSDFDFIAEIGLQEFLSPSRANGLMAMTKQIKFYAVAYQLKS is encoded by the coding sequence ATGACCATTAAAGAAAAACAGCAGGAAATAATCGACGAATTCGCTTTTCTTGAAGACTGGGAGCAAAAGTATGAGTACATCATTGATCTTGGAAAAGAACTGAAAGGCTTACCGGAAGACAGAAAAACGGAGGAAAACCTGATTAAGGGCTGTCAGAGCAAAGTTTGGATTGATGCCGAATTCAAAGATGGGAAACTTTTCTTTAATGCAGATTCTGATGGTATTTTACCAAAAGGAATTGTCTCGCTTTTAGTAAGTATTTACAGTGGGCATTCCACTCAGGAAATCCTGGATTCTGATTTTGATTTTATTGCAGAAATAGGGTTACAGGAATTTCTTTCTCCTTCCAGAGCCAACGGACTGATGGCGATGACGAAGCAGATTAAGTTTTATGCAGTTGCTTACCAACTGAAATCATAA
- the bcp gene encoding thioredoxin-dependent thiol peroxidase → MLKVGDKLPEFEGINQDGETVTSSQLIGKKLVVFFYPQANTPTCTIEACNLSDNYSKLKKEGFQLLGVSGDSVKKQKNFHSKFAFPYDLIADENRDIIEKFGVWQEKKTFGKTYMGIVRTTFIFDENSVCTRVIEKVTSKTAAEQILEG, encoded by the coding sequence ATGCTGAAAGTTGGAGATAAATTACCTGAATTTGAAGGAATCAATCAAGACGGAGAAACCGTAACCTCATCACAATTAATTGGAAAAAAACTGGTAGTTTTCTTCTATCCGCAAGCGAATACACCCACCTGTACAATAGAAGCCTGCAATCTGAGTGATAATTATTCAAAGCTTAAAAAAGAGGGATTTCAGTTATTGGGAGTAAGCGGTGATTCTGTAAAAAAACAGAAAAATTTCCATAGCAAATTCGCTTTTCCTTATGATCTTATTGCGGATGAAAACCGAGATATCATTGAAAAATTTGGGGTATGGCAGGAAAAAAAGACATTTGGAAAAACGTATATGGGAATTGTAAGAACGACTTTTATTTTCGATGAAAATAGTGTCTGTACAAGAGTGATTGAAAAAGTAACGTCAAAGACTGCTGCTGAGCAGATTCTGGAAGGTTAA
- a CDS encoding GNAT family N-acetyltransferase — protein MSPKKHPSADNIYETERLILRPMSREDKDFIFELYNRPKFIQYIGNRNVNSIEDAENYILNRFAPQIERLGFGNYLLVTKEGNEKVGAVGIFEREGLDIVDIGYSLLEEFEGKGYAFEAAKKVKAIGMDDFGLTKISAIISKDNISSQKLIEKLGLKFKKHVILPGETEELNYYETE, from the coding sequence ATGAGCCCAAAAAAACATCCAAGCGCAGATAATATTTATGAGACTGAGCGATTAATTCTCCGTCCGATGTCCCGTGAAGATAAAGATTTTATCTTTGAGCTTTACAACAGGCCTAAATTTATTCAGTACATCGGTAACCGCAATGTTAATTCTATTGAAGATGCTGAAAATTATATTCTGAACAGATTTGCTCCACAGATTGAAAGACTGGGATTTGGAAACTATCTTTTAGTGACCAAAGAAGGAAATGAAAAAGTAGGAGCCGTAGGAATATTCGAAAGAGAGGGGCTTGATATTGTGGATATAGGATATTCTTTATTGGAAGAGTTTGAAGGCAAAGGCTATGCTTTTGAAGCCGCTAAGAAGGTTAAAGCTATTGGGATGGATGACTTTGGATTAACAAAAATATCCGCCATTATTTCCAAGGATAATATTTCTTCCCAGAAACTCATTGAAAAGCTGGGATTGAAGTTTAAAAAGCACGTCATATTGCCCGGAGAAACCGAAGAGCTCAACTATTACGAAACCGAATAA
- the nth gene encoding endonuclease III, whose protein sequence is MTKKQRAEIVQRELDKLYPTTPIPLDHTDPYTLMVAVALSAQTTDKKVNQVTPDLFAVAGTPQRMAKLEEFEIKELIKEIGLSNTKAKNLKRMAELLLERHNGVVPQTYEELEALPGVGHKTASVVMSQGFGFPAFPVDTHIHRLMTQWKLTSGKNVVETERDAKKLFPEEVWNKLHLQIIFYGREYSPARGKGEKDFITKMLFEK, encoded by the coding sequence ATGACAAAAAAACAAAGAGCAGAGATCGTTCAGAGAGAATTGGACAAATTATATCCCACAACGCCTATTCCGCTGGATCATACCGATCCATATACCTTAATGGTAGCCGTAGCGCTTTCCGCGCAGACCACAGATAAAAAAGTAAACCAGGTGACCCCTGATCTTTTCGCCGTAGCAGGTACTCCGCAGAGAATGGCCAAACTGGAAGAGTTTGAGATCAAGGAATTAATTAAAGAAATAGGACTGTCCAATACCAAAGCCAAAAACCTTAAAAGAATGGCAGAACTTCTGCTGGAGCGTCATAATGGTGTCGTTCCGCAGACTTATGAAGAATTGGAAGCTCTTCCGGGCGTAGGTCATAAAACCGCTTCGGTAGTGATGAGCCAGGGTTTCGGATTTCCTGCTTTTCCGGTAGATACCCATATTCATCGTTTGATGACACAGTGGAAGCTTACATCAGGAAAAAATGTTGTAGAGACAGAACGTGACGCCAAGAAATTATTCCCTGAAGAAGTATGGAATAAGCTTCACCTTCAGATCATTTTCTATGGAAGAGAATATTCTCCGGCGAGAGGAAAAGGAGAAAAAGATTTTATTACTAAAATGTTATTTGAGAAATAA
- a CDS encoding bifunctional folylpolyglutamate synthase/dihydrofolate synthase, translated as MTNEQYQEAIDWLFVQMPNYQIDGQKAYKPGLDNITKLCAFFGNPQEKIKCIHIGGTNGKGSSSNMLASVLQEAGYKTGLYNSPHLIDFTERIKVNGKNCDKEFVFDFIQKLKQLPEDIRPSFFEFTTIMAFEYFYRQQVDFAIIEVGLGGRLDSTNIINPLISAITNVQLDHQNILGDTIEEIATEKAGIIKHNIPIISGDENETVQNIIKEKAAKENAPLIDATLINTDLESDLKGDYQKKNIRVVIAAVEELRKLGVHISDGDLENGLLHVHQNTGFIGRWFEFSKHPLTICDTGHNQAGLEYVFSQLNSIDRHKHVILGFVNDKKIDDVMKLLPENSEFYFAKPSINRGRHPEDYENLLQEAKIFYKIFDSVQEAYLSAKERCTNEEMIFIGGSNFVVGDFLEKNLEIKE; from the coding sequence ATGACAAATGAACAATATCAGGAAGCTATCGACTGGCTTTTCGTACAGATGCCCAACTATCAGATAGATGGGCAGAAGGCTTATAAACCCGGACTTGATAATATTACAAAGCTTTGTGCTTTCTTTGGAAATCCCCAGGAGAAAATAAAGTGTATTCATATCGGAGGCACCAATGGTAAGGGTTCTTCAAGCAATATGCTGGCATCTGTCCTTCAGGAAGCCGGTTACAAAACAGGATTATACAATTCTCCCCACCTGATCGATTTTACAGAGCGTATTAAAGTCAACGGAAAAAATTGTGATAAAGAATTTGTCTTTGATTTTATTCAGAAACTAAAACAACTTCCTGAAGATATCCGTCCTTCTTTTTTTGAGTTCACTACTATCATGGCTTTTGAATATTTTTACCGGCAGCAAGTAGATTTTGCCATTATTGAAGTCGGATTGGGAGGAAGACTGGATTCTACCAATATTATTAACCCCTTGATTTCGGCTATTACGAATGTACAGCTGGATCATCAGAATATCCTCGGGGATACCATTGAAGAAATTGCAACGGAGAAAGCCGGGATTATCAAACATAATATTCCCATTATTTCAGGTGACGAGAATGAAACTGTTCAAAATATCATCAAAGAGAAAGCTGCGAAGGAAAATGCCCCTTTGATAGATGCTACTCTTATTAATACAGATCTGGAATCTGACCTGAAAGGAGACTATCAGAAAAAAAACATCAGAGTAGTGATAGCCGCTGTAGAAGAATTAAGAAAACTTGGAGTACATATTTCTGATGGAGATCTTGAAAACGGTCTACTTCACGTTCATCAGAATACAGGATTTATCGGCCGCTGGTTTGAGTTCTCAAAACACCCGCTTACCATTTGCGACACAGGTCATAATCAGGCAGGTCTGGAGTATGTTTTTTCACAATTAAATTCGATTGACCGTCACAAGCATGTCATTTTGGGGTTTGTAAATGATAAAAAAATAGATGACGTGATGAAATTACTTCCTGAAAATTCTGAATTCTATTTCGCAAAACCATCCATCAACAGGGGAAGACACCCCGAAGATTATGAAAACCTTCTTCAGGAGGCGAAAATTTTTTATAAAATTTTCGATTCTGTACAGGAGGCGTATCTATCTGCAAAAGAACGATGTACAAATGAAGAAATGATTTTTATCGGCGGAAGCAACTTTGTAGTGGGAGATTTTTTAGAAAAAAATTTGGAGATTAAAGAATAA
- a CDS encoding mannose-1-phosphate guanylyltransferase, with translation MLKSDRYCVIMAGGIGSRFWPMSTQKFPKQFQDILGTGRTMIQQTYDRISKVIPKEQIFVITNKEYVSVSHQQLPEIPEENIVGEPLMKNTAACNLYMANKIAEINPDATMIVLPADHLILKEDVFLEKVELAFELASKNDYLVTLGITPTRPDTGYGYIQFVEKKGSEYFKVKTFTEKPILEIAQSFLESGDFLWNAGIFVWNVKSIHHAFDLYLPEMMQHFMACEYNSEKENSCIETIYPKVQKISIDNGILEKAKNVYVIPSDLGWSDLGTWTSVYENTEKDKDGNAVKLKHLLSYNSKGNIIRLKNNNKAVIIDGLENYIVVDTDKALLICPRDNDQLIKDYVLDLKNFKKGEKFM, from the coding sequence ATGTTAAAATCAGATAGATATTGCGTGATAATGGCAGGAGGAATCGGGAGCCGGTTCTGGCCGATGAGTACGCAAAAATTTCCAAAACAATTTCAGGATATTTTAGGAACCGGGCGCACAATGATTCAGCAGACTTATGACAGAATCAGTAAGGTAATTCCTAAAGAACAGATATTCGTAATTACGAATAAAGAGTATGTTTCTGTTTCCCATCAGCAGCTTCCGGAGATTCCCGAAGAAAACATTGTGGGTGAGCCGCTTATGAAGAATACAGCGGCCTGCAACCTGTATATGGCTAATAAAATCGCTGAGATCAATCCGGATGCAACGATGATTGTATTGCCGGCGGATCATTTGATCCTTAAAGAAGATGTGTTTCTGGAGAAAGTGGAGCTGGCGTTCGAGCTGGCATCAAAAAATGATTATCTGGTAACATTGGGTATAACTCCGACAAGACCTGATACTGGCTATGGTTACATTCAGTTTGTAGAAAAAAAAGGTTCTGAATACTTTAAGGTAAAAACATTCACAGAAAAACCTATCCTTGAAATTGCCCAAAGCTTTCTGGAAAGTGGTGATTTCCTTTGGAATGCAGGGATTTTTGTATGGAATGTGAAAAGTATTCACCATGCCTTTGATCTTTATCTTCCTGAAATGATGCAACATTTTATGGCATGTGAGTATAATTCAGAGAAAGAAAACAGCTGTATTGAAACCATTTATCCAAAAGTTCAGAAAATTTCTATTGATAACGGGATCCTTGAAAAAGCAAAAAATGTATATGTTATTCCATCAGATTTAGGATGGAGTGATCTAGGTACATGGACATCCGTATATGAAAATACAGAAAAAGATAAAGACGGAAACGCTGTAAAGCTGAAACACTTACTCTCTTATAATTCAAAAGGGAATATCATCCGCTTAAAGAATAATAACAAAGCCGTAATTATTGACGGGCTTGAAAATTACATTGTTGTTGATACAGATAAAGCACTTCTTATCTGCCCGAGAGACAATGACCAGCTTATTAAAGATTATGTTCTTGATTTAAAAAACTTTAAGAAAGGCGAGAAGTTCATGTAA
- a CDS encoding TolC family protein, which produces MKKVWIIVFGLGYLGVSAQKKWSLKECVSYAVEHNLQVIQNQYNKQNQEYNLKAAQKEYLPSVSASMTNGVSFGQGSLGAGSFRNDRFNNSVGLGADILLYNNGRLEKNIRKAQFDVEASQYDIETIKNDISLQIAQQYLTALLNKEIVKISQSAVDNAQKQFDRAKITTQVGTTAQTVLAEAEAALAREKQNLKTAEVNVGRALFAIAQLLQLSDYKGFDVEDVNVPDKLDLQLNSVDEVLTTAYEIQPQIKAAESRIRSAEAQTEVTKTAFWPTLTASAGLNTFYNRQFDPIPGTIQGTFFEQYKDQFGQNVGLSLNIPIFNKGKTKLQVEQSKINESIAKNALEQQKQTVRQNVQKAQFDADANYETYLAAVEAEKSSKLALDFADKSYAAGRTTIYDVNVARNNYANAQGSVAQAKYNYLFSLKLLNFYAGIPLSL; this is translated from the coding sequence ATGAAAAAAGTTTGGATCATCGTTTTTGGATTAGGTTATCTGGGGGTAAGCGCCCAGAAGAAATGGTCCTTAAAAGAATGTGTAAGCTATGCAGTGGAGCATAATCTTCAGGTTATCCAAAATCAGTATAACAAACAAAATCAGGAATATAATCTTAAAGCTGCCCAAAAAGAATATTTGCCTTCTGTATCGGCAAGTATGACAAATGGGGTGAGTTTCGGACAAGGATCCTTAGGTGCCGGAAGCTTTAGAAACGATAGATTCAATAACAGTGTTGGTCTGGGGGCCGATATTTTGCTCTATAATAACGGAAGATTAGAGAAGAATATCAGAAAAGCCCAGTTTGATGTAGAAGCAAGTCAGTATGATATTGAAACCATTAAAAATGATATTTCCCTTCAGATTGCTCAACAATATCTGACCGCCTTGCTGAATAAGGAGATCGTTAAAATCTCTCAGAGTGCTGTGGACAATGCTCAGAAACAGTTTGACAGAGCTAAAATCACAACTCAGGTTGGAACCACCGCACAAACGGTTTTAGCAGAGGCTGAAGCAGCGCTGGCTAGAGAAAAGCAAAATCTTAAAACAGCAGAAGTAAACGTTGGACGTGCCTTGTTTGCTATCGCTCAGCTTTTACAACTGTCAGATTATAAGGGTTTTGACGTGGAAGATGTAAATGTTCCGGATAAGCTTGATTTACAGCTTAATTCCGTGGATGAAGTACTTACAACAGCGTATGAGATACAACCTCAGATTAAAGCAGCAGAAAGCAGAATAAGATCTGCCGAAGCACAAACGGAGGTAACCAAAACAGCATTTTGGCCTACATTAACAGCCAGCGCAGGTCTCAATACTTTCTATAACAGACAATTTGATCCTATCCCAGGTACAATACAGGGAACTTTTTTTGAACAATATAAAGATCAGTTCGGACAAAATGTGGGGCTGTCGCTTAATATTCCAATCTTTAATAAAGGAAAAACAAAATTACAGGTAGAACAGTCTAAAATAAACGAAAGCATTGCCAAAAATGCGTTGGAGCAGCAGAAGCAGACAGTAAGACAGAATGTACAGAAAGCTCAGTTTGATGCTGATGCCAATTATGAAACCTATCTGGCGGCGGTAGAAGCTGAAAAAAGCTCCAAACTGGCTCTTGATTTTGCCGATAAAAGCTACGCTGCCGGAAGAACAACCATCTATGACGTAAACGTGGCGAGAAATAATTATGCAAATGCACAGGGATCAGTAGCGCAGGCAAAATATAATTACCTTTTTAGTCTTAAACTATTGAATTTCTATGCAGGAATTCCATTAAGTTTGTAA
- a CDS encoding glycosyltransferase family 9 protein, producing MTVPVFREFLEQNPDVEIIMVSRKNFEALFAGIPNVTFKGIDLDDYKGFFGLRKLSNELIREFNPDCIANLHDVIRTKVLDRIYRRKGFKVFKIDKGKEEKEHLTDVWNLEKVQLKKTVERYADVFRDMGFKVELSHQLRPISMNKSGIGFAPFAQHKGKMLPLEKSYELARILARKHTVYFFGGGKKETETLERWESEIPNTKNLSGKLNLTEELHQISQLELMISMDSANMHLASLVGTRCVSIWGATHPYAGFLGFGQSEEDVVQVKDLSCRPCSVFGDKECYRGDWACLEEFNIQKVVDRVNF from the coding sequence ATGACTGTACCTGTTTTCAGAGAATTTCTGGAGCAGAATCCAGATGTGGAAATTATTATGGTTTCCAGGAAAAATTTTGAGGCTTTGTTCGCAGGAATTCCTAATGTAACTTTTAAAGGAATTGATCTGGATGATTACAAAGGATTTTTTGGATTGAGAAAACTCAGTAATGAACTGATCCGTGAGTTTAATCCGGACTGTATTGCTAACCTCCATGATGTAATCCGGACCAAGGTTTTAGACAGAATATACAGAAGAAAAGGGTTTAAGGTCTTCAAAATTGATAAAGGTAAGGAAGAGAAAGAGCATCTTACGGATGTCTGGAATCTGGAAAAGGTACAGCTGAAAAAAACGGTGGAACGTTATGCTGATGTTTTTCGAGATATGGGATTCAAAGTAGAGCTTTCACATCAGCTCAGACCTATTTCAATGAATAAATCAGGGATCGGTTTTGCTCCTTTTGCCCAGCATAAGGGAAAAATGCTTCCTCTGGAAAAATCATATGAGCTGGCCAGGATTCTCGCCAGAAAACATACTGTGTATTTCTTTGGAGGTGGTAAAAAAGAAACAGAAACTCTTGAAAGATGGGAAAGTGAGATCCCAAATACCAAAAACCTCTCCGGAAAATTAAATCTTACTGAAGAACTTCATCAGATTTCTCAGCTTGAGCTTATGATTTCTATGGATTCCGCGAATATGCATCTTGCGAGTCTTGTAGGAACGAGATGTGTTTCTATCTGGGGAGCCACTCATCCTTATGCCGGATTTTTAGGGTTCGGGCAGAGTGAAGAAGATGTTGTTCAGGTGAAAGATCTTAGCTGCAGGCCATGTTCTGTATTTGGAGATAAGGAATGTTACAGGGGAGATTGGGCTTGTCTTGAAGAGTTTAATATCCAGAAGGTCGTGGATAGGGTTAATTTTTAA
- a CDS encoding DinB family protein, whose protein sequence is MITESLRSLYSRDLNKLKAEIEAYQNEENLWKTDKNIANSAGNLTLHLVGNLNHFIGTHLGNTGYVRQRDLEFSSKNIPKAELIEKVKATAAMIDSVLSHLSDDDLKKEYPLVVFESAMTTDYFLIHLLAHLDYHLGQINYHRRLLDI, encoded by the coding sequence ATGATCACAGAAAGCCTCAGATCTCTTTACAGCAGAGATTTAAATAAATTAAAAGCAGAAATAGAAGCTTATCAGAATGAAGAAAATCTTTGGAAAACTGATAAAAACATTGCTAATTCTGCGGGTAATCTAACACTTCATCTGGTAGGAAATCTTAATCATTTTATCGGAACGCATCTTGGAAACACAGGATACGTAAGACAGCGTGACCTTGAATTTTCGTCAAAGAATATTCCCAAAGCGGAACTTATTGAAAAGGTGAAAGCCACTGCAGCAATGATAGATTCAGTGCTTTCGCATTTGTCCGATGATGATCTGAAAAAAGAATATCCATTGGTTGTTTTTGAAAGTGCCATGACAACTGATTACTTTCTGATCCATCTGCTTGCCCATCTTGACTATCATTTGGGACAGATCAATTATCACAGGAGGCTATTGGACATTTAA